CATTGTTAAATATGACAGATGTAATGGCTTCTTTAGTCATAAGTGAACGACCTGATGGAAAAGTTGGGCTAAGTGCCAGATCATTAGGAGAAGTGAATGTTCAGATCCTTATGGAACGAATGGGGGGCGGAGGCCATTTTTCCAATGCGGGAGCACAGGTTGAAGGCAGTGTCGAAGAAGTCTCTGAACGGTTAGAGCAAGTGTTGTCTGAAATAATTAAGGAAGAGGGGTTATTAAAATGAAAGTAATCTTTTTACAAGATGTCAAAGGACAAGGTAAAAAAGGTGAAGTTAAAAATGTATCTGAAGGATATGCTAGAAACTTTTTAATTCCGAGAGGATTAGTAAGTGTAGCTACAGGGTCTAACGTAAAACAGCTAGAACAAAAGAAGAAATCAGAACAAAAAAAGAAGGATCAACAAAAACTAGATGCTGAGTTGCTTGCTAAAAAAATAGAGTCCGCGACGATAGAAATGAAAACAAAAGCTGGTGAAGGCGGGCGTTTATTTGGTTCTATTACAAATAAACAAATTGCAGAAGAATTAAAAAAACAGAAAATAGTTGTGGATAAACGAAAGATAGAATTAGATTCTCCTATACGTACACTGGGCGTTACAAAGGTGCCGATTAAAATACATCCAGAAGTTACAGCAGTCGCTAAAGTACAAGTGACAGAAGAATAATCGAAATAGATCAAAGGGGAAGTTCAAGATGACTGGTGAGACATTTTTTGATCGTATACCTCCGCAAAATATTGAAGCAGAGCAGGCTGTATTAGGAGCGATTTTATTAGATAGTGAAGCATTAATTACTGCTTTGGAAATCATTAAAGAAGAGGATTTCTATAAAACCTCCCATCAAAGGATTTTTCAAATTATTACTTCTTTAGGGGAGGATCAGGAACCCATAGATTTAGTTACCGTTACTGCTAGATTGCAAGATCAACAGTGGTTAGAAGATGTGGGAGGAGTTAGTTATTTATCTGAGCTTGCAAATGCTGTACCAACCTCAGCAAATATTGATTATTATGCTAAAATAATTGAAGAAAAGTCTATTCTAAGGAAATTAATTAGAACAGCAACACAAATCGTTAGCAATGGATATACAAGCTCTGAAGATATCAGTAATTTATTAGGTGAAGCAGAGCAAAAAATATTAGAGATTTCCAATCGAAGACAAAATAATGGATTTGTTGCGATCAAAGATGTATTGATGGACGTGTTTGAACAAGTTGAATTTTTATATCAACATAAGGGTGGTATTTCAGGGGTACCCTCTGGATTTACAGACTTAGATAAAATGACAACAGGGTTTAAACCCAATGATTTGATCATTGTAGCGGCACGCCCATCTGTAGGGAAAACAGCGTTTGCTTTAAACATTGCACAGAATGTCGGAGTGCGGGCAAAAGAAACAGTAGCCATATTCAGTCTTGAGATGTCTGCAAGCCAATTGGTTCAACGTATTATTTGTGCTGAATCTAATGTAGACGCTGGTCGTCTAAGGACTGGTGCTCTAGAAGAAGATGATTGGGAGAAAATGACGATGGCGATTGGCGCTCTTTCTGAAGCAAAAATCTTTATTGATGACTCTCCTGGTTTAACCGTTTCTGAAATACGTTCCAAATGTCGAAAATTAAAACAAGAACATGGATTAGGTATTATTCTTATTGATTATTTACAATTGATTCATGGTAGAGGTAATGGAGACAACAGACAACAAGAAGTTTCTGAGATATCTAGAAATTTAAAGGCTTTAGCTAGAGAATTAGAAGTACCTGTTATTGCATTATCGCAGTTAAGTCGTGGGGTAGAACAAAGGCAGGATAAGAGACCGATGATGTCAGATTTACGTGAATCGGGATCTATTGAGCAGGATGCGGATATTGTTGCCTTTTTATACAGAGATGATTATTATGACAAAGAATCAGAAAAGAAAAACATTATTGAAATTATCATTGCTAAACAACGTAACGGGCCCGTTGGCACTGTAGAGCTCGTATTCATGAAAAACTATAATAAATTTGTTAATTTAGATCGATCACATGAAGTACCTGATGCAATGGCTCAATAATTTGATAATAGAGTTTTCGATATATTTCCGAACAATTTTATTTTTATTAATAGAATTGTTCGTTTTTTATTGACTTTAATAGCCTACATTGCTAAACTTAGGATGCTGATTAAAGGAAATTTAAAATTATAGCAAGTTTTACTCTATATGAGTAACTCAATATATAGGTATATCATCTACTGGGAGGTAATTATTCATGTCTACTGTAGTTGTTGTTGGAACGCAATGGGGAGATGAAGGAAAAGGTAAAATTACAGACTATTTAGCCGAAAGTGCAGAGGTTGTTTCCAGATACCAAGGTGGGAATAATGCTGGACATACCATTATTATTAATGGTGAAAAATATAAACTTCACCTTATACCTTCAGGTATTTTTTATGATGATAAAGTATGTGTGATAGGAAATGGAATGGTGATTCACCCTGAGGCTTTAATTGAAGAAATTAACTATATACATGAAAATGGGTTTAAGACAAATAATTTAAAAATTAGTGACCGTGCCCATGTTATTATGCCTTATCATATTCTTCTAGATAAACTTGAAGAGAAACGTAAAGGAGATAATAAAATTGGCACAACAGGTAAAGGTATCGGTCCATGTTATATGGATAAAGCAGCACGAAATGGAATTCGTATATCTGATTTAATGGATGGAGAATTATTTGAAGAAAAGTTAAGAAGAATGGTAGCTGAGAAAAATCAAGTCATTGAAAGTGTATTTGGAGAGCAGCCTTTGAATGTTGAAACCATTTTAGCACAATATAAAGGATATGCAGATACTATACGCCCTTATGTAACAGATACTTCTGTTGTATTAAATGATTTGATCGATGAGGATAAAAAAGTATTATTTGAAGGAGCGCAAGGGGTTATGTTAGACATTGACCAAGGTACATATCCATTTGTAACCTCTTCAAATCCAAGTGCTGGCGGTGTATGTATTGGTTCAGGAGTTGGACCTACTAAAATTAACCAAGTCATTGGGGTGGCAAAAGCTTATACAACTAGAGTAGGAGACGGACCATTTCCAACCGAGTTAAACAATAACATTGGAGATTTTATTCGTGAAACGGGAAAAGAGTATGGTACTACAACAGGTAGAGCTCGAAGAGTAGGGTGGTTTGATAGTGTTGTTGTTCGCCATGCAAAAAGGGTAAGTGGAATTACGGGCTTATCGCTTAACTCCATTGATGTATTAACAGGTTTGGAAACATTGAAAATATGTACGGGATACAAGTATAAAGGTGAAATAATAAAACATTATCCAGCTAATTTAAACATGTTAGCCGATTGCGTAGCAGTATATGAAGAACTTCCAGGTTGGAGTGAGGATATTACTAGTGCAAAAACATTGGATGATCTGCCTAAACAAGCTAGAGATTATCTTGCTAGAATAGAAACTTTAACAGGTATTCCCATTGCGATCTTCTCAGTTGGACCAAATCGTGAACAAACGAATCAAATAAAACCGATTTATTAATCATAGAATTATAAAATAAAAGTATGACTATAAACCCGGCATTGGTCGGGTTTTTTGGCATATTTTTAAAATTTATAATTTATAGAAATCATTCTGATTTGGGTTGGCAAATAGATTGAATTAAAAATTAAGAGGGTTTTGAGAAATATAGGAATTAAATTTTGCCTTTTTAGTCAATACTGTGATGTATAGTTGCAAAATCGTAGTTTTGGCAGGAGGATAAAGATGAAATTCATAGGTTGGTTAAGTAAAACATTGTTTCAAACTATATTAGTAAGTGTTCTAACTTTATTTATTGCTTGGTTTATGGTCAATTTATATGTTGACCGATTAATGGGTCAATTGGATACAGAAAATACATTGCCAAAGATACAAATATCAGATGTGTTATCTTACTTTGTGAATCAAGACAATTTTACAAACACCCAAAAGGAATCAAACTCTTCGTTAGAGGAATTTATTAATGAACATGAAAAGCAGAACACAGAGCCAGAAACAGTACAAAATGAAGTACTTGATAGTGATAATTCTCAAGAAAATGATGTCGATGCTGTTGAGGTATGGAATCAACAAGATAATGTTTCAGGCACCGAAGATATGGTCTCAGATGAAGTTTTATTTACAGCAGAAGCATTTACACAAACCAAGGATTTACTTTCTGATGAGGATAAAATGGTGATTTTTTCTCTGATAATATCCAACTTGCCTCAAGAAGAGCTTCAGAAACTATCAACTATGATGGAAGAAGGAATTACTTTAAATGAGTTACTAGCAATAGAATCGATAATGAAAGAGCATCTAGACGAAGCAGAATATAAACAATTGGTCACAATATTGGAAAAATATTAAACTATCAATAAGTTGATAAAGGGAGGTAAGCTATGGTAAAGTAGAAAGAAAATGATATGAGGGGACTTAATGTATGAAGTTAAAATTGGGACAAAAAGAGAGAAAGACAGGCCCAGGCTTACCCAGAAAGTCGAATCATAAAATACAAGATGTTGTATCCATCGCTAAAAATGAAGTTAGTAATTTGCATTTCTGGCTCATAGCAATTGTTATAGCTGCACTTTTTATATCCGTAAGCATAGCATCTATATATTTTTATATACATAAAAATACAAACCAAATCTACCATGTGTATTTTGGGGAAGATGAAGTTGGAACTGTATCGGATCAGCAACCTATAAATGATTTAGTAGCTGAAAGACAGGAATCGCTAAATAATCAAAACCCCGATTTTGACGTGCAATTAAATTCAGATCAAATTCGTTTTGAAAGTGAAACAGGTTATAAACTAGTAAGTGAAGATAAAGAAGCACTTGCGCAAGTTTCAAGAAGATTGCAGTCGCATGTTGTAGGTATTGAGTTGGTGGTAGATGGTAAATCTATAGCTATCGTTAAAGATGAAGAAACAGCCCAACAAATTTTAGAAAAGATTAAAAGTAAATATACTGTAAAAGAGCCAATAGAAAAAATGGTAAATGAAGTTGCTGTATTATCAACAAATCAAACAGATGAACCCCAAATCAAAACTACTTTAAAAGAAGTTAACTTTAAAGAAGAAGTTGAACTTAAAGCCGTTGATACCCAACCTGAAAGCATTAAAAATCCTGAAGCTGCTCTTATTTCTTTGCAAACCGGTGATAATGTAAAGAAAAAATATACTGTAGTAGAGGGGGATTGTATATCTTGTATTGCTACAAAGTTGGATATACCTTCCTGGGTTATCTATGAAAATAACAATTTGAGTGAAGATAGTATATTGAAAATTGGTGATGAGCTGGATGTAACAGTAATAGAGCCAATACTTTCTGTGGAAACGGTAGAGGAAATAGTTGAAGTAATAGATATTGGTTATAAAACAGAACCTATATATGACAATACATTGAAAGAAGGAAAAACTGTAGTTGTTACAAAAGGAAAACCTGGAAAAAAAGAAACTATTTATAAAGTATTCAAAACAGATGGCAGAGAACTAAATCAGAAAGCAAGAGAAATAATTAGTGAAACTGTTTTAATAGAACCCGTGAATGAAGTTGTAAGAAAAGGAACAAAGGTCGTTCCTGGGGCTGGTACTGGTAACTTTAGATGGCCACTAGTTAGTCCTTCGATCACTAGTTATTATGGATATAGATGGGGTAGGCTTCATGCCGCATTAGATATGGTATCAGGAAATAAAAAGATTCTTGCAGCAGATACAGGTACTGTCGTTTCTGCAGGATGGAATGGCTCTTATGGGAATGCCATTGTGATTGATCATAATAATGGATATAGAACACTTTACGGACATCTAAGCTCAATTCATGTGTCTGCAGGTATGAACGTTGAAAGAGGAGAACAAATTGGTGTAATGGGAAGTACTGGAAACTCTACAGGACCTCACTTGCATTTTGAAATTATAAAAAATGGAGTTCAGAAGAACCCTCTAGTGTATTTAAATTAATAACAATATAAAATATAATGATAGATAGTGAGGAGCATATATGTATTGGCCCCACTATCTTTTTTTTATAACATATGAATTTATAAGTTTTATAAAAATTTAATGTTTCAACATAAACTACCCTGTCACTGGATGAACTGGTGCCAGAATTGTCACATTAAGGTGACGGTTTTTGTTTATGAAATTGAAGTTTAGATAAAAGGCAGGTGTCAGTATGTTTGGAAAAATATTAGTTGTTGATGATGAACAGCCTATTGCTGATATATTAAAATTTAATTTAGAAAAAGAAGGGTATCAGGTAGTGTGTGCATTTGATGGAAATACCGCAGTCAAAATGGCATACGAAGAAAAACCGGATCTTGTATTGTTAGATTTGATGTTGCCTGAAAAAGATGGCATGGATGTATGTAGGGAAATTAGAATGAAGTTGAACACACCCATCATCATGCTTACAGCAAAGGATACGGAGTTAGATAAAGTGCTTGGGTTAGAAATGGGAGCAGATGATTATGTAACCAAACCTTTTAGCACAAGGGAGATTTTAGCCAGAGTAAAAGCTCATTTACGCAGACAGTCTAAATCAGTGGATCAAAACAACAATCAAAATCAAGGGTTAAAAATTAATAATCTGTTTATAGATACAGAAATGTATGTTGTATATAAGCATAATACCGCTTTAGATTTAACACATCGAGAGTTTGAGCTGATTCATTATTTGGCAAAAAGTAAAGGGAAAGTGATGACAAGAGAACATTTATTGCAAGCGGTGTGGGGATATGAATATCTAGGAGAAGTTCGAACAGTAGACGTCACTATTCGTCGTTTAAGAGAGAAAATAGAGGATGATCCTAGTAAACCAGAGTATATTATTACCAGAAGAGGTTTAGGCTATATAATGCTCAATCCTCAAACAGGAGGTTCCTGATGAATGAAAGGAACACGTTTCTTTCAAACTATACAAGTTAAATTAATTATTATTTACGTACTGCTCATTTTAATTGCGATGCAGTTGATTGGAATTTATTTTATTCGTACGATGGAAAATTCATTTATAAATAGTTTCACTAAATCTTTAACCGATACGGTTGACTTGTTATCTAATACTGTTCAAAATTATTTAGAACCAAGTAATGATGACACAGGTTTAAATGAAGAGGACTTTCATACTATTGTTGAAAATTTCAGCACTATTAGTGGATCGCAGATCCAAGTGATTGATGCCGATGCTATTGTGTTAAGTTCCTCAAATCAACCGGATAAAGTTGGTCAAAAAATTACACAACCTACTGAAGTTATTCGTGCTATTAATGGGATACAGGTACCTTTGTGGGATGTGGAAGATAGTAGAAAAGCAATTGCTAAACCTGTTAAAAATAATGATAATAAAGTCATTGGTGCGATCTATATTTCTGCTTCAACTAAAGAGTTATTCGAAACGATTAATAATATTAAACAAATTTTTATAGCAGGGACAATTATTGCTCTTGTTCTTACAGTAATGTTAAGCATTGTATTGTCCAACACGATTACACAACCTATTAAAATGATTACAAAAAAAGCAAAGGCATTAGCTGAAGGAAGGTATAATCAAGAAGTTGTTATTCAAAGCAGTGATGAAATAGGACAGCTAGGTTATGCTTTTAATTATATGGTACAACGTCTAAAAGATGCTCTTTCTTCAAATGAAGAGGAAAAAAATAAAATTGCATCGATATTGTTAAATATGAGTGATGGAGTTATTGCCACAGATGATAAGGGTAAAGTGATTGTCATTAATTTGCGTGCAGAACAAATGTTGGATATCCATGAAGAAGATGTCATAGGGAGAGAAATAGCAGAGATTCTAGGTACTTCTAAAGAAGAAATTGGACGGTATGTTTTAGGAGAACAGAACTCTGACATGATAGAGTTACCTCGCCATGATGAAGCTGAGTCTTTACAAGTTAAAGTTACTTTTACACCTATTCAGCGTCGAGGAAGAGGGGTTACAGGAACCATTATTGTTTTACAAGATGTTACTGAGCAAGAAAAACTAAATCAATCTAGAAGAGAGTTTGTTGCTAATGTTTCTCATGAATTGAGAACACCTCTAACAACGATAAAAAGTTATTTAGAGGCTTTAGAGGATGGGGCTTTAAATGAGGCTGATCTTGCAAAACGTTTTGTAGGTGTGACCCGTAATGAAGCAGATAGAATGATTAGACTTGTTAATGATTTGCTTCATTTATCTCGATATGATTCAAATCAAATGGTTGTGATGAAAAGAGAAACAGAAATCAAGCAAACGTTAGAGGATGTTGTTGATCGTTTTTCCTTTCAATTAAATCAGCGAAATATTAAATTATTGCTTTCAATAGACCCTTCCATTCATACCATCATGATCGATCCTGATAAAATCGACCAGGTATTGGATAATTTAGTATCAAATGCGATTAAATATACAGCTGATGAAGGGGAAATTGAAATTAACTGTAGAAGAAAGGGTCAGGATTGGGTTGAGATTTCAGTTCAGGATAATGGCTTAGGAATTCCTAAGAGAGATATTCAGCGTATTTTTGAACGATTTTACAGGGTGGATAAAGCCAGATCACGTAATATGGGGGGAACTGGATTAGGTCTTTCTATTGCAAAAGAAATTATAAACGCACATGGTGGAGAAATCACCTTAGAATCAGAGCTTCATAAAGGAACTAAAGTGACTTTTGTTATACCGACTTTTCATCTGGAAGGTGAGCAGCAATGATGGAAAAAATAAAATCGCTCATACTCACTATACTAGTTTTTTTTAGTTTGTTTCAAAGTTATTTATTAGTATATAGTAAGCCTGATATTAATCTAGTGAGCCAAGATGAGTATATTGATACAAGATTAAATGGATCTCAGGAAAATGTAGTGAATATGCTTTTCCCAAAACACATGATATTACATTTTGGTGATGACAAGCATACGATGGTATATCCAAACTTTAAGTTCTATAATGATATTTATAAAAAAATTACACAAAGAAGCTTTGAAAGCTTCAGACCTGTCACTATCTCACCAGTTGAAAAGGTGAAAATGAGAGAGTATCAAGGGATTGAATTAGAATTTATGGATGGGATTCCTGTGCAATGGTTGGAAAATACGATGCAGGTTAATTCTGAAAGTATCAATCGCAAAGCTAACGTTAATAAAATATGGATTTATGTGACTGAAAATCAAGAAATAAGAACTTTATTTTTCGATAACTCTACATTAAAGGTTTATGAAGCAACAAAAGTAGACCTAAAAGTTGAGGACATTCAGGAGTTTGTCGGTTACGGTGAATTCCTACCTAGTTATCATACGAATAACGGCATATATTATGTACCTGATGAACCGTTGCAAATGATTAGATTAACAGTGAGTTACAGTTATTTTCAAAAAGATCAATTAGTTGCTAGTCTATTCGTTGATCCAAATATCAGTCGTACAGTAGTTGATAGTGAAGGACGAGAAATTATATCAGATGGAGCAATTGTTTTAGAACTGAATGATAATCAAAATTGGATGAGTTATTATGATCCTGAGATTCCAGTAGAAAGCTCATCTGATTTGATGGATGATTTATTAACTTCTATAAAATTTGTAAATCAACATGGGGGATGGAGTAGAACTCATTTAATTAGAACTATTCCTGATGAAAATGAAGAGCAATTTTTCAGGTTTCAACAATATGTAAAACCAGCACCTAATGTTCAAGCTCTTCCTATACTTCCATCTGAGAAGCTTAAACTAGGTTACGTGGATATTACGATGCAAAATGGAGTAGTCAGTGATTACGAACGGTCATTAATCAATCTGAGCAACGATATCATTCAAAGATCTACGTATCAATTACAAGGTGGAGAGGTACTGGAACAACTTATTCATAAATACGAACAGGATTTTAACATAATTAATATTTTTCCAGCATACTATCCAATTTTTAAAGAAGAATATATTGATTTAATTCCACTCTGGGCTTATGAATTATCAGACGGAACGTTTGGGTTACTTATACAATGAGATTATAAAAAGAGACTATAGTTTTAAATGTAAGGAGTGAATGACATGGAATGGGGTCGAGCGAAATCTATTTTAATTTTTGCATTTTTATTGTTAAATCTATTGTTAGGATATCAATTATGGATTAATAATATTAACTTGTTAAACCCATTCTTTGGAGGCAACGAAATTATTCAGGAAACAAGGAAACTTCTAGAAGAGAAGGGGATTGTGCTTGAAGAGGAAATACCAGTAGATACATTAAGCTTAAAACAAATTACAATTGATTTTGAAAATAAATATGAACTAAATGAGGTGGGTCTAACCCATCCAATTAAAATGGATCAGATCATTACGAAAAGGGCATCTAAAGAGATTTCCCAGGAAATTATAAACTTTGATCAATATCAGGTTGATGAAATATTAAGTGATGAGAATTACAAAGTTTTTAATCAATTATATGAAAATTTGCCGCTATTTGATGTACAATTAACTTTATACGGAACAGAAGACCAGCTAACTCACTACAATCAGAAAGCTGCAATTGTCATACCGGATATGGTTCAAGAAGAGCAAGAGGTATTAGCTGCTCCTTTAATTATTAATCTTTTGGCAGAGGATTATATGAAACAAGGTGAGGTCATAGAGGATATTCAGTTAGGTTATCAAGGTTTTGAAAGTAACCCGCAGGTGTTATTTCCAAAATGGAGAATTGCCATGGACAGCGGGGATATTTATTATGTGCATGCTTTTACTGGAAAAGTTGAGGTTATTCAATCAAAGTAACCATCTAATGATAGCAATTGAAGGAGCAAAATTACAAATATGGGGATTAAATTTAGTGTACTAGCAAGTGGTTCAACAGGTAATGCAATGGTTGTGCAATCGAATGAAACTCAGCTACTCATTGATGCTGGATTAAGTGGTAAAAAAATAGGAAGCTTGATGCAGGAAAGAAGCACATCTTGCGCTGATTTAGATGGAATTTTAGTTACACATGAACATTCTGATCATATCAAAGGACTAGGTGCTCTATCAAGAAAATACAAACTTCCTATCTATGCAAATCAAAAAACTTGGGATGCGTTAAATAGATCCGTTGGAAAAATAGAAGATAAATATCGGAAAGTGATACAAACACAAAATCAGATTGACTTTGGTTCCTTAAAGGTAGATTCCTATTCAATATCACATGATGCAGCAGAACCAGTAGGTTATTGCTTTAGTGAAGATCAGCAAAAATTAAGTCTAGTTACAGATATCGGGTATATGAGTCAGAATGTGAAAGATAAAGTGGTAGATTCTGATGTCATTATTATTGAATCAAACCATGATATTGAGATGTTAAGAATGGGAAGATATCCTTGGAATATAAAAAGAAGAATCTTGGGAGATTTAGGACACCTCTCCAACGAAGCCGCAGGAGAGGCTTTATGTGAAATCATTTCTATGAAAACAAAACGAGTTTATTTAGCTCACTTAAGCAGAGACCATAATTTAATGGATTTAGCTAGGTTAACTGTGGAAAACGTATTAAATGAAAATGAGATAAGCTTAAAGGAGCTTAAAATCAAATTAAAAGATACATATTTTGATCGAGCTACTGAATGGGATGATTTAAGTATAAGTTAGTTTTCGTGAGGTACATCTGTGTCTAGTTGTTTCATTTTTAAAAGTACTTCATCATAAGATAGAATGTTTTTTTCTAAAAGCAGCTCCATTATGGAATTAATCAGTAATGTATTTTTATAATGTTCTTCTTTTAAATCGGCTAGTTTAGCAATCATATCGACTTCATCTAAGGGGGAAAGCGTTTTACTCATAAAACAAACTCCTCTCTTTTTTGGATCGTTTATTATGATAATCGACCCATAACCATTCTTACATGATATGTGTACGTTTAAGGGTATACTATTGTATCAATATCTAAATGAAAACATCTAGTAAGTTTATTTATACTTATTTTAGACTCAATATTTGGAAT
The window above is part of the Chengkuizengella sp. SCS-71B genome. Proteins encoded here:
- a CDS encoding M23 family metallopeptidase, which codes for MKLKLGQKERKTGPGLPRKSNHKIQDVVSIAKNEVSNLHFWLIAIVIAALFISVSIASIYFYIHKNTNQIYHVYFGEDEVGTVSDQQPINDLVAERQESLNNQNPDFDVQLNSDQIRFESETGYKLVSEDKEALAQVSRRLQSHVVGIELVVDGKSIAIVKDEETAQQILEKIKSKYTVKEPIEKMVNEVAVLSTNQTDEPQIKTTLKEVNFKEEVELKAVDTQPESIKNPEAALISLQTGDNVKKKYTVVEGDCISCIATKLDIPSWVIYENNNLSEDSILKIGDELDVTVIEPILSVETVEEIVEVIDIGYKTEPIYDNTLKEGKTVVVTKGKPGKKETIYKVFKTDGRELNQKAREIISETVLIEPVNEVVRKGTKVVPGAGTGNFRWPLVSPSITSYYGYRWGRLHAALDMVSGNKKILAADTGTVVSAGWNGSYGNAIVIDHNNGYRTLYGHLSSIHVSAGMNVERGEQIGVMGSTGNSTGPHLHFEIIKNGVQKNPLVYLN
- the yycI gene encoding two-component system regulatory protein YycI; its protein translation is MEWGRAKSILIFAFLLLNLLLGYQLWINNINLLNPFFGGNEIIQETRKLLEEKGIVLEEEIPVDTLSLKQITIDFENKYELNEVGLTHPIKMDQIITKRASKEISQEIINFDQYQVDEILSDENYKVFNQLYENLPLFDVQLTLYGTEDQLTHYNQKAAIVIPDMVQEEQEVLAAPLIINLLAEDYMKQGEVIEDIQLGYQGFESNPQVLFPKWRIAMDSGDIYYVHAFTGKVEVIQSK
- a CDS encoding MBL fold metallo-hydrolase, with the translated sequence MGIKFSVLASGSTGNAMVVQSNETQLLIDAGLSGKKIGSLMQERSTSCADLDGILVTHEHSDHIKGLGALSRKYKLPIYANQKTWDALNRSVGKIEDKYRKVIQTQNQIDFGSLKVDSYSISHDAAEPVGYCFSEDQQKLSLVTDIGYMSQNVKDKVVDSDVIIIESNHDIEMLRMGRYPWNIKRRILGDLGHLSNEAAGEALCEIISMKTKRVYLAHLSRDHNLMDLARLTVENVLNENEISLKELKIKLKDTYFDRATEWDDLSIS
- a CDS encoding YycH family regulatory protein, whose amino-acid sequence is MEKIKSLILTILVFFSLFQSYLLVYSKPDINLVSQDEYIDTRLNGSQENVVNMLFPKHMILHFGDDKHTMVYPNFKFYNDIYKKITQRSFESFRPVTISPVEKVKMREYQGIELEFMDGIPVQWLENTMQVNSESINRKANVNKIWIYVTENQEIRTLFFDNSTLKVYEATKVDLKVEDIQEFVGYGEFLPSYHTNNGIYYVPDEPLQMIRLTVSYSYFQKDQLVASLFVDPNISRTVVDSEGREIISDGAIVLELNDNQNWMSYYDPEIPVESSSDLMDDLLTSIKFVNQHGGWSRTHLIRTIPDENEEQFFRFQQYVKPAPNVQALPILPSEKLKLGYVDITMQNGVVSDYERSLINLSNDIIQRSTYQLQGGEVLEQLIHKYEQDFNIINIFPAYYPIFKEEYIDLIPLWAYELSDGTFGLLIQ
- the walK gene encoding cell wall metabolism sensor histidine kinase WalK, which produces MKGTRFFQTIQVKLIIIYVLLILIAMQLIGIYFIRTMENSFINSFTKSLTDTVDLLSNTVQNYLEPSNDDTGLNEEDFHTIVENFSTISGSQIQVIDADAIVLSSSNQPDKVGQKITQPTEVIRAINGIQVPLWDVEDSRKAIAKPVKNNDNKVIGAIYISASTKELFETINNIKQIFIAGTIIALVLTVMLSIVLSNTITQPIKMITKKAKALAEGRYNQEVVIQSSDEIGQLGYAFNYMVQRLKDALSSNEEEKNKIASILLNMSDGVIATDDKGKVIVINLRAEQMLDIHEEDVIGREIAEILGTSKEEIGRYVLGEQNSDMIELPRHDEAESLQVKVTFTPIQRRGRGVTGTIIVLQDVTEQEKLNQSRREFVANVSHELRTPLTTIKSYLEALEDGALNEADLAKRFVGVTRNEADRMIRLVNDLLHLSRYDSNQMVVMKRETEIKQTLEDVVDRFSFQLNQRNIKLLLSIDPSIHTIMIDPDKIDQVLDNLVSNAIKYTADEGEIEINCRRKGQDWVEISVQDNGLGIPKRDIQRIFERFYRVDKARSRNMGGTGLGLSIAKEIINAHGGEITLESELHKGTKVTFVIPTFHLEGEQQ
- the rplI gene encoding 50S ribosomal protein L9, which gives rise to MKVIFLQDVKGQGKKGEVKNVSEGYARNFLIPRGLVSVATGSNVKQLEQKKKSEQKKKDQQKLDAELLAKKIESATIEMKTKAGEGGRLFGSITNKQIAEELKKQKIVVDKRKIELDSPIRTLGVTKVPIKIHPEVTAVAKVQVTEE
- the dnaB gene encoding replicative DNA helicase — translated: MTGETFFDRIPPQNIEAEQAVLGAILLDSEALITALEIIKEEDFYKTSHQRIFQIITSLGEDQEPIDLVTVTARLQDQQWLEDVGGVSYLSELANAVPTSANIDYYAKIIEEKSILRKLIRTATQIVSNGYTSSEDISNLLGEAEQKILEISNRRQNNGFVAIKDVLMDVFEQVEFLYQHKGGISGVPSGFTDLDKMTTGFKPNDLIIVAARPSVGKTAFALNIAQNVGVRAKETVAIFSLEMSASQLVQRIICAESNVDAGRLRTGALEEDDWEKMTMAIGALSEAKIFIDDSPGLTVSEIRSKCRKLKQEHGLGIILIDYLQLIHGRGNGDNRQQEVSEISRNLKALARELEVPVIALSQLSRGVEQRQDKRPMMSDLRESGSIEQDADIVAFLYRDDYYDKESEKKNIIEIIIAKQRNGPVGTVELVFMKNYNKFVNLDRSHEVPDAMAQ
- a CDS encoding adenylosuccinate synthase yields the protein MSTVVVVGTQWGDEGKGKITDYLAESAEVVSRYQGGNNAGHTIIINGEKYKLHLIPSGIFYDDKVCVIGNGMVIHPEALIEEINYIHENGFKTNNLKISDRAHVIMPYHILLDKLEEKRKGDNKIGTTGKGIGPCYMDKAARNGIRISDLMDGELFEEKLRRMVAEKNQVIESVFGEQPLNVETILAQYKGYADTIRPYVTDTSVVLNDLIDEDKKVLFEGAQGVMLDIDQGTYPFVTSSNPSAGGVCIGSGVGPTKINQVIGVAKAYTTRVGDGPFPTELNNNIGDFIRETGKEYGTTTGRARRVGWFDSVVVRHAKRVSGITGLSLNSIDVLTGLETLKICTGYKYKGEIIKHYPANLNMLADCVAVYEELPGWSEDITSAKTLDDLPKQARDYLARIETLTGIPIAIFSVGPNREQTNQIKPIY
- the yycF gene encoding response regulator YycF, with amino-acid sequence MFGKILVVDDEQPIADILKFNLEKEGYQVVCAFDGNTAVKMAYEEKPDLVLLDLMLPEKDGMDVCREIRMKLNTPIIMLTAKDTELDKVLGLEMGADDYVTKPFSTREILARVKAHLRRQSKSVDQNNNQNQGLKINNLFIDTEMYVVYKHNTALDLTHREFELIHYLAKSKGKVMTREHLLQAVWGYEYLGEVRTVDVTIRRLREKIEDDPSKPEYIITRRGLGYIMLNPQTGGS